A segment of the Amia ocellicauda isolate fAmiCal2 chromosome 5, fAmiCal2.hap1, whole genome shotgun sequence genome:
CTCTGCAGGGGAGGCTCTCCGGTGTCTGTGCTGGTGCCGTGTGGCCCCACTGCCAGGGCCACAGTATTCTGGGGGCCGGAGAAGTTCCCATCGACCTGAGGGAGGCCTTCTTCCTTCTGAAAGACAGGGGCAGATCTGCTGTCCTGGTCCCCAAGTTGGTCTGagcatttatatttgtgttgaaCATTGAAGCTGCCTTGGTTCTCATCTGTGACTGGACCGCACTCTGACATTAAggccgtgtgtttgtttttggttgttatttaaaaaaatgtaaaaaaattaaaatctccaGCTGGCTGTTTGGAATGGGAAAGCTCTTCAGTCACTGAATGTAGAAGGGGGCCGGAGACAGACCCCTCGAAAGCCCTTTGAAAAAACGACACGTTCAAGGAGAATAAGGCAAGTGCAAGAGTGTGTTGTAATCCAAGGGGGGTGGGTGCGGGGCCCCAGCATCTATCTCTTCCCCGCCTTCATGTAGGAGGGGATGGCTCCTCTAGCCGTGAGGCCCTCGAAGCGCTTGTAGGTGTAGTTGATGAAGACCCAGTCCTTGTTCTTGTAATCGGCCTCCGAGTGGTTGCTCACTATCGGAGCTGCGCATCAAAGGAGGGGAAGAAAACAACAGCTTTCATTAGAGAGCAGGAATGTGCAGGGACATCCGCCGGCGAGCCTAATGGCGCGCAGCCTGGTTAAAGAGTGACTTCCCTGTGAAGTGTAGAGAGATTTGCAACACTACACAAACAAGCTCCTGCCGAAGCCCGCCTCCCTTCCCCGCAAGTTTTTGCTTGAACACAATTGCAATTGAAGCTTTGTTGATTTCAGATTTTGAACACAAGTGATCCTGGACAAAGGCATcagccatattattattattattattattattattattaataataataataataataataataaaacaccacATTATCTATGCTGCATTACCTGAAGTTGGCTGGAGAATATCCGACTCTGGGAATTCGTCAAAGTTCGAAGTGTCGTCGATGCTTTTGATTTCGATGGGAATCGCAGCCGGTCTTTCCCTACCGAAGAAAACCGACATCGTCTCACTGAACGGCGCGGCCAAATCCGCCTACGCAGATCTACACGATCGTCAGTGCGGTGTGGACCTGCGCTCGGCCTCACCTGATGTGATCGTAGTCCACCCCCTCGAAGAAAGCGTTGCTCTTGATATCTTCCACGCCTGCCGCCCCAATCCTGCGCTCCCATTCACAGCAGAATCTACGGGGGAGGCAACGTTATTGGGCCTGTATTGATACTGGGCACCTCAGGCATAAACAAATTTCAACACAGCAGCCACAATTAAATCCCCCAAAGAAAGTGGGATTTGGGAAGTAAATACCCTGCAGGGGAGAAGACTAGGGTCACCAAAATACAGACAATGCTGTCACTCGTACAACCTGAAAGGCATACAAAAAAAACCTATCATGCGAAGGGAGTCTTATCAGTTTCTATATCCTCAGATTCGAGATTGCAAGGAATACGGGTCATTCTGGAGAAGGGTATCAGGCCATGGACGCACACGAACGGCATACCGGAGGATGAGGACCTTGGCCTTGTCCGAGATGGGCACCTCGGGTGGGAAGCTCAGTGTCTCTCTCCAGTTCATCACCTTCTTGTAGGTCTCCTGCGGCGTCTCAGAGCAGAACGGAGGGTAacctgcggagagagagagagagagagcggcttTGCTTAAATGGGACGGCCACCATAAACGGAGTACAGCTCCAACGACAAGAACAACAAGACGAACAATTCGAACTCAAAAACAACATTTCGAGCTAGGGCCTCACAACTCTACACTTCCGTCAACTCCACAGAAGAGCAACCCTCATCTTAACGAATGCCTGAGGTAAGCGGGGACTCGccacttcatttgcattgcaAAGTGTAGCTCAACGGCCGTCTAAACCACCAATATCGAACCTCCCCGACCAGTTTGTCTTACCGATCAGCATCTCGTACATGATTACCCCGAGGGACCACCAGTCGCAGAGCTTGTTGTATCCCGTCTGCATGAACACCTCGGGGGCGATGTAGTCCGGGGTCCCTACAGTTGAGAACGCCTTGGtgaggggggggagggggagggaagaaAATGGTTGGTAAAGATGCAGGCAATACAGTTTGTGGAAGCAAGTCATTATGAGGTATGAGACGCTGAGGATCCCTACACAGAGAGGACAAGAGACATCTGCCTGGGCTTTGAGAGAGGCCGGCGTCCATCGAGCCCCGGAGAGGCCGGGTGATAGGTGGGTCCCTCGACCACAGCTGGTTTGCTGGCGGTCTATGAACGATCACCAGATGTGCATTTATGTTGGACACAAATAATGATTGATGGTTACAGAGGTGGGCGGGGCGTCAGAGATCAGATGTGCCTCTGCGGTCTTCCCAGCCAGATGCCCAGTGCGACTTCTCGAGCCGCTGTAGGGCACGGCGCGGTTCTGGGAGGCAGGGTAATGGCGGACACTTACTAGCTGCCGTCGGTTTCTCTTCCACGTCTCGGCCTTCCTCTTGGAGTTCATGTTCTGGAAGGCTGCGGAGGAGAGGAAACCGGGAAACTTTCACAGTGTGAACACAGGCCAGGAATTAATTCATACTGCCTTCCCTGCATGAATAGTGAAGGGTCACCCCAGCACAGAGCTCCCAGATGTGCAATACCAATACGGTTAGACCAGAGCTGCACTTCTCACTCTCGTGAAGATGAATGGAGTGTTTTCTAAACCTCCAAACATGAACAACTATCGCACAGCCATGTACAAAGCTTCCTGAATAAACAGAGGTCTTCACACAAGAGTCGTTCCACATTAAAATTAAGCCTTGAAAAGCTCATcacgacagagagagaggagcaagGCCAGTCCTTACTGAAGTCGCTGGGGAGACTGTGGTTGAGATTCCTGTAGAACTCGGTCCGGTGGGCTTTCTTCAGGCCTGTGCAGAGCCCGAAGTCTGACAGCTTCACGTGGCCCTGAAACAGAACAGGTGAACAGGAAGATACACATCATTAAACACCGGCCCGTCTTCCCCAGGGATCTCCGGAGTCCAGAACGACATTTTCTTTAACAGTGCTCATCAAACTaacaatatgcatttttttgtatattaGGCCCGGTGACATGAAGATCCTGACAGGTCCAGCGTCATTAAATATAATGAAGTCTTTCCCTTCTGTCCATGTGACACTAACTGGGAACTCCGAATTAAGCGCAGTTAATAGAATCGTGACATATGAAGTCATCCTTACTGCGTCCTTACTGTCTTCACGCATGAATAAGTCACCATAGCTATATACACATCAGTGCATACGTACCactaaaaacatatttcaacatggaaggagaaaaaaaattaaaaacccaAACAGATACTGCCAAGACATTATTGTTTTCGTGGTTCTTACTTCCTCAGGAAGTATGAAGAAACAGAAAGCATAAACACGCCGGAAAGTTGAAAGTCAAACTTCCTCCACCCTGTGGGGCCGTGACACTTTTCTCTCTTATTCTCAGAATTATTGCTCTCCTCCAGAGtcagaaacacaacacaaacccgATActtttacaagaaaatgcatgtTAACATTGTCCTAATCATTGAGAATTCAGAGAAGAAtcacatgcagtttgtgtgtatatattatacaaatatacccccccacacacacacacgcacacacatacacacacagtgttgTGCAAGGTAGCTGGAACTATAATGGCACTAGTCTGCAAATCCTGAATGAAAGGTCAGGAGATTCTGGAATCAACCAGCCAACCAACTGCTCCCCTCGTTGTCCCGCTTCGTTACCTTGCTGTCCAGGAGCAGGTTGTCCGGCTTGATGTCCCGGTGGATGAAGCCCAGCTGGTGGATGGAGTCAATGGCCAGCACGGTCTCGGCGATGTAGAACTGCGTCTCCTCCTCCGTCAGGGTGTCTTTCTTCATCAGCAGGGTCATCATGTCGCCTGCAGGAGGACATGGGCAGGGTCACACTAAACACACAGGTCCGACGCGGGGGGAGACTCGTGGGGGGAGACTCGCGTGCGACAACGGAGCCACACGACTCAGATGCTCCGCTACGGCCCGAGTGGGGGTCCAGACAGCTAGTCTAGCTTTTCCTACAGCTTAGGGTGCCGAGCGAGAACTGCCTGTATGTCGAGATAAGGACTGTTCAGGCAGCCGCCGTCTACCATCTCCACACCAGCCGTGGCTGAGAGGAGGGGAATCCAGAGATAAGCACACTGGAGAGGTCGGGGAATGCACGTCGTCACATTAGGAGCTGGGACCTGAACCTCAACAGCACGAATCATGATTCACCCTCTTCGGAGCGGCACACACGGGATCAAGGGCTACAGCACAGAAAGAGGAGGGACCCCAGTCGTCCCCGCGCCCTGCGTTCCCACTCGGCCGCCTGTGTGGATCTGAAACCGTCCCTTACCCCCCGGCAGGAACTCCATGATGAGGTACAGGTTCATTTTGTCCTGGAAGCTGTAGAACATCTTCACCACCCAGAGACTGTCCGCCTCCACCAAAATATCCCTCTCGGCCCGGATGTGCCCCACCTGCCAATCAAAACCACCAGGATCAGATACCTGACCGCCGCAGTCTCACGGGGTTTTTAGATACATACATGTGCGATATCTGGTTTCCCCTCAGTGCCTCTGTAAAG
Coding sequences within it:
- the LOC136749237 gene encoding serine/threonine-protein kinase 38 — protein: MAMTGQTSCSSMSNHTKERVTMAKVTLENFYSNLIAQHEEREMRQQKLEKVMDEEGLADEEKRLRRSQHARKETEFLRLKRTRLGLDDFESLKVIGRGAFGEVRLVQKKDTGHVYAMKILRKADMLEKEQVGHIRAERDILVEADSLWVVKMFYSFQDKMNLYLIMEFLPGGDMMTLLMKKDTLTEEETQFYIAETVLAIDSIHQLGFIHRDIKPDNLLLDSKGHVKLSDFGLCTGLKKAHRTEFYRNLNHSLPSDFTFQNMNSKRKAETWKRNRRQLAFSTVGTPDYIAPEVFMQTGYNKLCDWWSLGVIMYEMLIGYPPFCSETPQETYKKVMNWRETLSFPPEVPISDKAKVLILRFCCEWERRIGAAGVEDIKSNAFFEGVDYDHIRERPAAIPIEIKSIDDTSNFDEFPESDILQPTSAPIVSNHSEADYKNKDWVFINYTYKRFEGLTARGAIPSYMKAGKR